TGCGCTCCATCGTGATCGCTCCGATTCCCTGAGCATTGCCCATGCGATCCGTGAGACGAATCCACCAGTTCGAGAGCGGGACCATTTCTCCCATTTCTTCAATCGCACAATTGATGTATCCATCCATGTATTCGGTGAGTGCATTGAGCAACGTGGTTTTCCCTGAACCGACACCGCCTGCAATCACAAAGGAATCACCCACAATCGCCATCCCTTTCACCAGATCAGCTAATTCCTGATTCATCATGCCAAGGCGTATCAACTGTTCCATGCGAAAGGGCATGATCGGTTTACGAATGGTGGCCATCGTCGCCGTTTCGATCCGGTGATCGTCGCCCACCACGCTATACCCTGTGTTCTGACCTCCGATGACGTTCAAACGGTACCCTTCGGGTAACATGGCATCGGTGACAGGATCCGCAAGGCTGTACGAAAACGGTGTTTTTTCTAGCTTTCTTTTCACAAATTCCACTAAGCGATCATCGTTGGCAAACCTCGATTCTGTGGATTCCATCAATCGGCCTT
The genomic region above belongs to Sulfoacidibacillus ferrooxidans and contains:
- a CDS encoding ATPase, T2SS/T4P/T4SS family, with the protein product MDTLDTLQTYQEKLYQAVLHHPVYGKSAHARSELYTFLLTQATEPATFVPVSQREAVISSLLNAWYSYDAIQSAIDDPLVTDIHVMGDRTVLRKEGRLMESTESRFANDDRLVEFVKRKLEKTPFSYSLADPVTDAMLPEGYRLNVIGGQNTGYSVVGDDHRIETATMATIRKPIMPFRMEQLIRLGMMNQELADLVKGMAIVGDSFVIAGGVGSGKTTLLNALTEYMDGYINCAIEEMGEMVPLSNWWIRLTDRMGNAQGIGAITMER